A portion of the Thermosediminibacter oceani DSM 16646 genome contains these proteins:
- the holA gene encoding DNA polymerase III subunit delta: MGELYLFYGQEKLLIREAIEKIKSKYVPEAYEVVDFQALDGEDVTYDEIVNVCRVMPMLAEKRVVVIYNAVFLEEGKKKAEKSGSGEARFIEFLENIPPYLCLIFSAEKVDKRKKIYKAIQQKGAAKEFSPLSFKDKVRWIQARSAKYGKPMDQSAAVYMAQFTADLYHADGEIKKAVAYVTDKDEIEKRDLDAIMSKSTEANIFELIDYLAEGKVPAAVKILNELIYSGEKVLVILFMVSRHFMNLLAVKANEGLAFQELRNALNMHPFALKKMVLQAKNFTTEQIINILALCQQLDIDLKKGRIEEKKGLEMLLTKIGEMRKGHPRNGRVEGDL, translated from the coding sequence ATGGGAGAACTTTATTTGTTTTACGGCCAGGAGAAGCTCCTTATAAGGGAAGCTATCGAGAAGATAAAAAGCAAATATGTTCCCGAGGCGTATGAGGTGGTAGACTTTCAGGCGCTTGATGGGGAGGATGTAACTTACGACGAGATAGTGAATGTTTGCAGGGTTATGCCGATGTTGGCTGAAAAAAGGGTTGTGGTGATTTACAATGCCGTATTTCTCGAAGAAGGCAAAAAAAAGGCCGAAAAAAGCGGGAGCGGAGAGGCGCGGTTTATTGAATTTTTGGAAAACATCCCACCGTATTTATGCCTTATTTTTTCGGCAGAAAAAGTAGACAAGCGCAAAAAAATTTACAAAGCCATACAGCAAAAGGGCGCCGCAAAGGAGTTTTCTCCTTTAAGCTTCAAAGACAAAGTTCGCTGGATACAGGCCCGTTCGGCAAAATACGGTAAACCCATGGATCAATCGGCGGCTGTTTATATGGCGCAGTTTACCGCCGATCTCTACCACGCGGACGGAGAAATAAAAAAGGCGGTAGCGTATGTTACTGACAAGGATGAAATCGAAAAAAGGGACCTGGATGCTATAATGTCCAAGTCAACAGAAGCAAACATCTTCGAGCTCATCGACTACCTGGCCGAGGGAAAAGTTCCCGCTGCCGTTAAAATTTTAAATGAGCTTATCTATTCCGGCGAAAAGGTTTTGGTGATCCTCTTCATGGTATCCAGACATTTCATGAACCTGCTGGCGGTTAAGGCTAACGAGGGTCTTGCTTTTCAGGAACTCCGGAACGCTCTCAACATGCATCCTTTTGCATTGAAAAAAATGGTACTACAAGCGAAAAATTTTACAACAGAACAAATAATAAATATTCTGGCTCTTTGCCAGCAGCTTGATATTGATTTGAAAAAGGGCCGCATAGAAGAAAAAAAAGGGCTTGAAATGCTGCTAACTAAAATAGGTGAAATGAGAAAAGGTCACCCTCGGAATGGAAGAGTTGAGGGTGACCTGTAG